From one Geminocystis sp. M7585_C2015_104 genomic stretch:
- the larE gene encoding ATP-dependent sacrificial sulfur transferase LarE — translation MSIQEKLTALTAIFQQMEKALIAYSGGVDSSLVAKVAYDVLGDKALAITGVSPSLLPEELDEAQQQADWIGIKHELIETEEMNNPNYTANPVNRCYFCKSELHDKLKIIAQQRGYPYIIDGVNVDDLQDYRPGIQAARERGVRSPLAEVGISKIEVREISKLLGLPWWDKPSQPCLSSRFPYGEEITPEKLYRVGRAEIYLRKLGYKNLRVRHDGDTARIELMPQDIQRFICNCNLQELVSYYQSLGFKYVTLDLEGYRSGKLNRQLPSHP, via the coding sequence ATGAGTATCCAAGAGAAACTGACTGCCTTGACTGCCATCTTTCAACAGATGGAAAAGGCGTTGATAGCCTATTCGGGGGGGGTAGACAGTAGTCTAGTGGCTAAGGTAGCCTATGATGTGTTGGGTGACAAGGCATTGGCCATCACTGGGGTATCCCCCTCCCTACTACCAGAAGAGTTAGATGAGGCACAACAACAGGCTGATTGGATAGGAATCAAACATGAATTGATTGAAACAGAGGAGATGAACAATCCCAATTATACTGCCAATCCTGTCAACCGTTGTTATTTTTGTAAAAGCGAATTGCATGACAAACTAAAAATTATTGCCCAACAGAGGGGTTATCCCTATATAATTGATGGTGTTAATGTGGACGATTTACAGGATTATCGTCCAGGTATTCAGGCTGCCAGGGAGAGGGGGGTGCGTTCGCCTCTAGCAGAAGTGGGGATTAGTAAAATAGAAGTAAGGGAAATCTCCAAACTTTTAGGATTGCCGTGGTGGGATAAGCCTTCACAACCCTGTTTGTCTTCCCGTTTTCCCTATGGCGAGGAAATCACCCCAGAGAAATTATATCGTGTTGGCAGGGCGGAAATCTATCTCCGCAAGTTGGGATATAAAAACCTACGGGTAAGACATGATGGCGACACTGCCAGAATTGAATTAATGCCACAAGACATTCAAAGGTTTATCTGCAACTGCAACCTCCAAGAATTAGTCAGCTACTATCAAAGCCTTGGTTTTAAGTATGTCACCTTGGATTTAGAGGGTTATCGCAGCGGTAAACTTAACCGACAGTTACCTTCCCACCCTTGA